The following nucleotide sequence is from Salinispirillum sp. LH 10-3-1.
CACAACGGTAGCCCATGGTAGCGGCGGCAGTACCGAGCAAAATAGCTCTGGGACTTTTGCGGGATTCACAGCCACACGAACAACCACAGCAACATACACCAGCACAGAAATAGGTCAACAAGCAGGTTTGTACGTCACCTCAGAACAAGGCCAAATGGTGGCTCGGGCAGAAGCCAGCGATGAAATTGGCACACAAATCAGCAGCGGCGGGAATGCTGCCTTCGTAGCGGGCAATGACTTTCATGCCCGTGCGGCCGAAGTACAAGCGGATGGTACTTTGTATGTGCAGGCTGAAGGTGATGTGCTCGTGGGTGGTCAGCAAGCGACCTTCGTAAATGAAACCGAAACGGAAACAGAAGTTACCTCTTTAACAGTGGGCGTGCGTAATGCCTATGTTGACGCCTACAATGCAGCCGCCAACGTCAATAGCGCGTACAAAGCCGTCGAACGTGCCAATAGCGCCCTGAAAGAGGCTGAAAGACGTTTTGAGCGTGGCGAAATCACTGAAAGCGCCTTGCGCGACTATAAAATCAATCATGCCACTGCCGTGGCAGGCTTAGCGCAGGCACAAATTGCTGCGGGTACTACCATTGCTAGCGCAGCGACGTCAGCTGCGACTGGCGGCACAGGATTTTATGCGAGCGTCAACGCTGAAGTATCGCACAGCAGCAGCTACAGCCAAAGCACGCAAGGGGTGTGGCAGGGCTCTAGCATCCAAGCCGGTAGCCTGACCGTGTCTGGCGAGAACGCCACCTTCCAGGGCAGTGACATCGCTGCCGGGCTGGCCAGCTTGAACAGCACCAACACCAGCTTCACCGCAGGGGTAAATACCAGCAGCACTCAAACTGAATCCAGTAGCGTGAACGCTAGCATGAGTTACAGCACACGTAGCAACGTAGGGTTGAGTGGTAGCGCTGGTGCAAACGCTGCGACCAGCAGCAGTGACAGTACACAATATGTCAACAGTCGCTTAAATGTTGGCCATCTCGAAAGCAACAGCGACACCTTCTCGCTGATCGGTGCCGAACTGCAAGCGCAAACCGCCAATATGGATGTTGGCAACTTGCACATTGAAAGCCTGCAAGACACCCACCGCAGTGCTAACGGCAGTATTGGTGGCAATGTCGGTGTAGGCTCCAGCGGCGTTAACAGCATCGGTGTGAATGCGGGGATGGGTTCTAGCAACGGTAATCAAGTGGGTAATCAGACCCAACTGTTGATCGCCGACGGGGCCAACAGCCAGATCACCGCAGACCACACCAACCTCGTTGGCGGCTTAGTCGCCAACGCTACTCGCAACGAAAACGGCGAACTGGTCGATCATGGTCAACTTAACCTGACCACTAACACCTTGTCCGTCTCTGACTTAGACAACCGCAGCAGTAATCAGCAAGTTGGCACCAATATGAACTTTGGGCAGTCCAGCACGACTGTCGGCGCACAAAATGCCGGACACATCACCGAAGGCCAAACACAAGCTACCTTGGGCCTAGGTAATGTTCAAGTGGGTGGGGAAACACTGGACGACAGTAACGCCCCCGCCAACCTGAACCGGGATATAGCAGATGCGCATATCACCACCCGTGATCAACAGACCGGTGGGTTGGATGCCAGTGCCACTCTGGAATACAGCCAATTAACTGTCGAGGGCTGGAGCACGATTATTGATGATCAACTCAGTCTAGCCTCCAACACCCTGACTGCAGCTAATGGAGCCGGCCGAGATGTTCAATTGGTCGGTAATGCGGTAGGAGAAGGAGTGCATATAATCAGCGGGGGCAATGAGAATGTTGAAAATATCATTGGTTTTGGGGGCTTAATCCCAACGACATTGAACAACGGAGGCTTGATGAACCAAGCACCCATTCTATTGGGGGCTGATGATATCAACCAGCGTAATATGGTTGTTGTGTCATCTGACAGTGACTATGTGAAAGCAAATCCTGAGCTCGGTTGGGTCAGTATCGAAGAGATGCCCGGATACAGCTTCTTGTCACCCGCCAAGCAAGCAGAGCTTGCAGGTATTATGGTAAGCACGTCCACGCTCGACATCACGCCAGAAACATCAACATTTCAAAATGCGACCAATGGCATACGTAATACGGAATCGGCTGCTATCTTCAACGGCATGACGCAGACACATGATTTGTTGAACGGGGATCCGGATCAGGAGATATTGTTCACACAGAATTACAATCCGACTCGTGGTATGGTTGCCGACCTTGCTGAAAGTGGCGTTGACGCCTTAGTAAATCTAACTGGTTGGAGTTTCCTGTCCACTTCCGTTGCGCGCCAAACTGGACAATTTATGTCGGACGTGGCGGAAGCACAGGGAGAAAATGGAGCCAACTTTGCCCACCATTCTCAGGCGAATTTACTGGCCTACAGTGGTCTGTTGGCGAACGTTGGAAACAATAATACTGCAAACGTCGATTTCGACATACAAAACACAAACATTACCTATGCCTCTTATGGTTCGCCAGTCAACAGTCTAGATCTTAATCGTATTCTAAGTCCTGCGGGAATTCAGCTAAACGTATCGTCAACCAACCCAGGGGATTTTGTGGGTGAGGTGCTGGGTGGTAACTATGGCGTCTACATCAAAGATCTGGTGGGTGGGCAGGTAAATATAGTGACGCATGAGGATGGCGGAATGAATCAATTTGTATACAGCCAAGCACCTGTTGTTGACTTACCCACTATTTCTACCCCAGCGCCGGGTAACAATGGCTCAAACATCGATAAACTGTTCAACCTGTTTAGTTCTGGTTCACCTCACTCCAATTACAATTGTTTGGGGGCTCAGTGTGGTGCTCAACCGCAGGAGACTCAATGATGCGTAAACAGTGGATTTTCGCTTGTATTATCCCTTTGTTGTTAGCGGGTTGTGCGGGTACTCGATATATAGCTGCTGACACCGGAGAGCGTCTAGTGGTCACGGCTGGTTATGACCCAGATATCACTTATCCGAGGCCAAGAGGAGGGGAGTTTGTATTTTCATTTGTTCCCCCAGTCGACGTGGACTGGAACTACACTGAGAGTCGCTGAGTTCTGTTTGGTAAGTATGAGCCAGATAAAAATAGAGGTTATATCACTGCTTATGGTGTCAGTGATTTCCATAATTCAATTACTTTAGATTGGACATGGCTAAATGCGGTAGGTGTTCGTAGCGCGTTAGAGGGGCGCCCTGCTGCATGGGCGGGAGTGCCGTGGTATAAGGATATTGTTCCCGAGATCGGCTTACGTTTGCCTTACGTCCCCAAGGAGCATGAAATTCAAGGAAAGGATTGGTATCGGCTGGGCTACCCTCAAGGACTGTTTACAGACTACATGACGAAGGGCGCTGAAGGTTTTTATTGCCGACGCTCGGTTTATACACGCAGTGGCACGGCTGACTGGAATGAAGACGAACAGGTGGTCACTGTAAGGGCAGAAAATACCGGTTTTAACGTTGTTTATGGGTGCCCCTTTCGGCTTGTTGATGGCCGCAATGTTGTTTTTTTTATTAGGACCCGCTTCGGAATATCCGGTCAGGAATTGGCCTCCAATCCCAATGCCATAGATGAACAATTGGATCGCCTAGATCGCTGGTTGGAGCCCACGTGGCAGTCACTGATCATTATGCCTGGTGCTTATCAGTTCGACCCTCCAGAGGGAGCACAACAGAGCATGTTCTGTGAAATACATGGGTACTGTTGGTAGCCAAAAGGTTGGTCACATTGGCATCTTGAGACGGTGTTTGAAAAGTGCTTTTTTACTTCTAAGGAAGTCATGACAACAAGTAGGAGAAAGTGATGATAAAGAACGAGATTTCTTTTGATTTTAGTATGGTGCTGGCGCTCGGATGGGCGTTGTTTTGGCGCTGGTTAATTATTGGGGCGATCCCGGGTGTCATCCTAGGGCAGTTGATGATAACTAATCCTTGGCTGGCTCTGTTTATTCAGTTGTCGCTGTCCTTCATAGGCTTGGCTTTGGCTGTCAATTGGGTGCTTGGTTCGGGCAGCTTTTCCAGTCTGAAAATTATCATTATGGAACAAGCTCATTATCAAGAGTTAGCAACCAACAGTGACGTGGCGGTGTCAGCAGACTCAGCGTCTGAATCTGGCTAAATACGTTAGGGGGAGCTTTCCCCAGTGCTGCCCTAGAAGCTCACCTACTCAGCAGCGGTGTCTGTCGAAAGATGCTCAACGAGAAACGAGAGATCGTTTCCAATGCAGGCACCGCTGCTGTTGTAACCCTTACAACAGCTCCAAAACTCCACAAAAAATTTACAAATTTCATCCCTTGAAGAAGCATTGATCGCTCATACATATACCTTGTAGGCGCTGTGTCACAGAGTTGAGCAGCTTACCTACAGACTATGAACTTTATTGCTTCTTTTGGAGGATAACACCATGGCAACGATTGATCTCACTCCCCTGTATCGCAGCAGTGTGGGCTTTGACCGTTTGGCAAACATGATCGACAGCGCAATGCGCGCCGACCAGTCCGCAGGCTACCCGCCTTACAACATCGAGGTAACCGGTGACGACGAATACGGCGTTACCTTGGCGGTAGCGGGTTTTGCAGAAGACGAGCTGGACATCCAGGTCGAAGGCGGTGTGCTGACCGTGCGCGGCAAAAAAGGCGGCGACGCTGAAGCACGCAAGTTCCTGCACCAAGGCATCGCGTTTCGTTCGTTCGAGCGGCGTTTCAATTTGGCCGACCACATCAAGGTCGCGGGAGCCAGTTTGAACAATGGCTTGCTGACGGTGGCACTGTACAAAGAAGTGCCGGAAGAAATGAAACCCCGGAGCATCGCTATCAATTCCGGTAGTACAGAGCGTGCGAAGGTGCTAGAGCACAAGAATGACAAGGAAAAAGCTGCCTAAACAAAGGTTGGCTCGGTAGAAGAAAAGGCAGCGTTGAGCTGCCTTTTTTGTGTTTGCCCGAGAATCCGCTCGAAAAAACACTGCCACTGACACGCTTGCGCTGCTCATTAGTAACCGCACGCGACGGGATGATCGTCTATAGTGGAACTAAGTGTTGTAGGCGAGAGAGATATGCGTTCGATACGACGTTTTATGATCCATTATCTGATGCTATACGCCGTGGCCATTTCATTGGTGTTCGTGGCCTATCGCCTATGGGTGGAGTATCCGCGTGAGCTTGAGACGGTAGTCGCACATCAAGCGCGGGAACTGGATAGCTTGCTGGAGGGTTTGTATCAACATCAGCGTAATCTAGAAGTTCTGGTTCGAGATTGGGCACACTGGGACGACAGCGTGGCCTTTGTGAGTAACCCTGCGGACAATGCCAATTACTATTCCACAAATGTGTTGTCTAACACGGCGCAATTGTACGACCTGGTTGCCATGGTCTATCTCGACAGAGATTTCAACCTGGTCGCGGGACAAGGATTTGATTTAGTCGACGATACCCTGCAGGACTTATCAGAGGTGTTACCCAGTGCGCTAACGCTGCTGATGTCCGCTCCTGCGGAGGCCGGTGCCCGGTTGCAATACGGTGGTTGGGTGAGTACATCGCAGGGCTTGGGCCGGTTCGCCCTCGACTACATTACCGACTCTCAAGACATCAGTGATCCCGCTGGCTACTTATTTTTTGTGCGCTTGCTGACCGAAGCTCACATTAGAGACTTTGAACGCATCACACGGCTAGGGCTGAATGTGACGCCGGTGTCTGCGTTTTCATCAGGTATCGCCAACGACCATGGCCTGATCATTGATGCTGAATTGCGAGAAGGTTTTATGTCGACTCGCAATAGGTTGGTGCTCGATTTCTGGGGAGAACCCCTAGCGGTGGTGACCATTACTCACGACCCCATTGCAACCCCAATGCTGTTTGGGCGGGGCGAGCTGTTAATGCTCCTCGGGCTGATTTCCATCCCAATTTTGATCAGTGTGATCACGGACCGAACCATCACCAGAGCTGTTGTTCGCAACGCTGCGTTAATGGAGGAGATGGTCGACAGCGGGCATTTGCATGAGTTGCCGGATCGCTTTCCAGTGCGTGAACTTGAGCAGATACGCGGTACCTTTAATCGCGCGGTTAAGCTGGTTAATCAGCAGCAGCAGCACCTAACCGAACTGTCGCGCACCGACTCTTTAACCGGCATCGCCAATCGTCGTGCGTTCGATGAGTATGCAGACAATGTGTGGCGGCAAGCACAACGTCTGAATGAGCCCTTGTTATTGGCGGTGCTCGATATTGATTACTTCAAAAACTTTAACGACCGGCTGGGGCACCAAGCCGGTGATGACGCCTTGCAACAGCTCGGCCATACGCTACGTACCTTCTGCCGTCGAGCGAACGAATACTCTGCGCGTTTAGGCGGCGAGGAGTTTGCCTTTGTATGTTTTGGTGCAACAGAATTAGAAGCCACTGAGCGTTTGGAAATGCTGCGCCAAGCGGTGGAGGCGCTGGCAATCGTGCACCCTGAATCGAAATGCGCGGCAGTGATGACCATCAGTGTCGGAGCAGTTTACGTGGGTGCGCCTGTCAGTGTTCAGCCCGAAGTTACCGTCAAGCATCTCATGCAGCAGGCCGACGTCGCACTGTACCGTGCGAAAGAGCAAGGAAGAAACCGAGTCATCATGGACGCTTGTTAATGATACTTCAGCGACTTTTGGCGTGTTAGATTGCATGGCACACAACGAATTTATTGGTGCTGCTTGGTTTTTCCACATTTACCCATCCTGCTACAAATAATTACAATAAGTGCAGTGGTGGCTCTGTATAGGCTGACAAGTTGTCTACACTGAAAGGACATGTCGGTATAGAACGGAGCGGGTTATGAAACGGTTGGGACTGTGGCTGGGAGCGGTCAGCATTCGCTGGCAACTGGCGGGTGGTTTCGGCGTCATTTTGTTGTTGATGGTGATTAATGCATTCATTTCTGTAACCACCGTCAACTTTCTCATGGATGAAAATGAAGAAGTGAACGCGGTGAACGACATGGGTGAGCTGATG
It contains:
- a CDS encoding hemagglutinin repeat-containing protein, with the protein product MVLVTTPAIIGIAKTVQKRLGDGFYEQQMVREQIITQTGQRFLGNNNNDEEQYRNLMNAGVTFAQAHQLRPGIALTASQVAALTTDIVWLVEQQVALPDGRIETVLVPRVYTVVRDGDLDIGGTLLAGRNVEIDLEGDLTNSGTILAKETLQIDADNLHNNGGDIGGSRVFITTEEDLNVTGGRVVAENVMVLDVGNDLNVITTVAHGSGGSTEQNSSGTFAGFTATRTTTATYTSTEIGQQAGLYVTSEQGQMVARAEASDEIGTQISSGGNAAFVAGNDFHARAAEVQADGTLYVQAEGDVLVGGQQATFVNETETETEVTSLTVGVRNAYVDAYNAAANVNSAYKAVERANSALKEAERRFERGEITESALRDYKINHATAVAGLAQAQIAAGTTIASAATSAATGGTGFYASVNAEVSHSSSYSQSTQGVWQGSSIQAGSLTVSGENATFQGSDIAAGLASLNSTNTSFTAGVNTSSTQTESSSVNASMSYSTRSNVGLSGSAGANAATSSSDSTQYVNSRLNVGHLESNSDTFSLIGAELQAQTANMDVGNLHIESLQDTHRSANGSIGGNVGVGSSGVNSIGVNAGMGSSNGNQVGNQTQLLIADGANSQITADHTNLVGGLVANATRNENGELVDHGQLNLTTNTLSVSDLDNRSSNQQVGTNMNFGQSSTTVGAQNAGHITEGQTQATLGLGNVQVGGETLDDSNAPANLNRDIADAHITTRDQQTGGLDASATLEYSQLTVEGWSTIIDDQLSLASNTLTAANGAGRDVQLVGNAVGEGVHIISGGNENVENIIGFGGLIPTTLNNGGLMNQAPILLGADDINQRNMVVVSSDSDYVKANPELGWVSIEEMPGYSFLSPAKQAELAGIMVSTSTLDITPETSTFQNATNGIRNTESAAIFNGMTQTHDLLNGDPDQEILFTQNYNPTRGMVADLAESGVDALVNLTGWSFLSTSVARQTGQFMSDVAEAQGENGANFAHHSQANLLAYSGLLANVGNNNTANVDFDIQNTNITYASYGSPVNSLDLNRILSPAGIQLNVSSTNPGDFVGEVLGGNYGVYIKDLVGGQVNIVTHEDGGMNQFVYSQAPVVDLPTISTPAPGNNGSNIDKLFNLFSSGSPHSNYNCLGAQCGAQPQETQ
- a CDS encoding Hsp20 family protein, yielding MATIDLTPLYRSSVGFDRLANMIDSAMRADQSAGYPPYNIEVTGDDEYGVTLAVAGFAEDELDIQVEGGVLTVRGKKGGDAEARKFLHQGIAFRSFERRFNLADHIKVAGASLNNGLLTVALYKEVPEEMKPRSIAINSGSTERAKVLEHKNDKEKAA
- a CDS encoding diguanylate cyclase domain-containing protein; the encoded protein is MRSIRRFMIHYLMLYAVAISLVFVAYRLWVEYPRELETVVAHQARELDSLLEGLYQHQRNLEVLVRDWAHWDDSVAFVSNPADNANYYSTNVLSNTAQLYDLVAMVYLDRDFNLVAGQGFDLVDDTLQDLSEVLPSALTLLMSAPAEAGARLQYGGWVSTSQGLGRFALDYITDSQDISDPAGYLFFVRLLTEAHIRDFERITRLGLNVTPVSAFSSGIANDHGLIIDAELREGFMSTRNRLVLDFWGEPLAVVTITHDPIATPMLFGRGELLMLLGLISIPILISVITDRTITRAVVRNAALMEEMVDSGHLHELPDRFPVRELEQIRGTFNRAVKLVNQQQQHLTELSRTDSLTGIANRRAFDEYADNVWRQAQRLNEPLLLAVLDIDYFKNFNDRLGHQAGDDALQQLGHTLRTFCRRANEYSARLGGEEFAFVCFGATELEATERLEMLRQAVEALAIVHPESKCAAVMTISVGAVYVGAPVSVQPEVTVKHLMQQADVALYRAKEQGRNRVIMDAC